The Corynebacterium sp. SCR221107 genome includes the window CATCAATGGGGAACTGCCAGGCCGTTTTGTCTACCGCGACGAGACGGTAGTTGCCTTCCTCACCATCGAGCCACTTGCCTACGGCCACACCCTCGTAGTCCCGGTCCAAGAGGTGGATCGCTGGACGGATCTAGACGCTGAGACGTGGGCTCACCTCAACGAGGTAGCGCAGAAAGTCGGCCAGGCCATTATCGCCGCTTTCGGCTCCCCGCGCGCGGGTTATATCATCGCAGGCTTTGACGTGCCACACACTCACATCCATGTCTTCCCCACCTCGAAGATGAGCGATTACGATTTCGCGAATGCCTTGGCCATGGACGCCACCGATCCGAAGAAAATGGATGAGGCCCAGGCCGCCATCCGCGCACAACTTGAGGCCTGACCTGCAGCGTCATCATGAGTCTGCTACTGTGGTTGCCCACCCGAGGCAGCCTTCCAGAATCTCCGGCGCTTACAGCGAAGGTGCCACCCGTGCTGTTCATACACGGGGCCCTTGCCTCGCCGGGAAACTTTGAGGTACCCGCGGGAATGCTCGCAAGCCGGGGTCGGGCGTTTCTGGCACCCGCCTACGGTCAGCGTGGCACCGGCGATATCACACAGTCACTAGAACACCTCTTGGGCATCGTCGATGACATCTCATCCCCGCAACTCGATATCGTCGGCCACTCCCTCGGCGGGCTCCTAGGATTGCAGATCGCCCAGCAACGACCGGGGCGGGTGCGCACCTTGGTGGGACTGGGTGCCTGCTTCCGCGGCGTCCCCCGCAGGTTACGTTTCCCGCGCCTGATGTCGCTGGTGGTCGGCCCAACCGTAGTTCAATTGACCCAGACCGACCGCTTTGGCGTTGACGTGCCTGCGGGGACGAGTGTTTTTTCCATCGTCTCCGATGCAGACGCCGTCGTGCCTCGCTCCTCCTCCGAGCTGGGCACGGTCATCCCGGTTCATGGTATCCGCCACGAACGCCTCCCGAGCCTCGGCAGCGAGGTTCTCCGCGCGCTCGGCTACGAATAAATGGTGGGCTGTGGGATCACGAAAGATCACACAACCCACTTTTAAATCTAGGAAAGTGCTTCATCCCCGGAGCTTGCAGCAGGAAGCGCCACGTGGAAGGTCGTACCTTCGCCCTTGGCAGAATCCACCGTGATCGTGCCGTGATGAGCCTCCACCAAGGACTTGGTAATCGCAAGCCCCAGGCCGGAGCCACCGGTGGAGCGGGTGCGCGAGGTATCCGCACGGTAGAAACGCTCGAAGATGTGAGCGGCATCGTTGTCGGACATGCCCACGCCATCATCTTTGACATCCACCACGATGGCGTTGACAGGGCCGGTGGGGCGCACGAGCGTATCGTCGCGAACGGTGATGACCACCTTTGCGTCTTCGCCACCGTGTTTGAGGGCATTGACCACCAAGTTGGAGAAGACCTGGTGCAACCTAGGGGCGTCGCCAAGCACGATGGGCACGGACCTGACTGTCGACTGGACGGTAATGGAACGGCCCGGATACGCCGCCGATAGCGAGCTTGCCACGGACAAGTTGAGCTCGAGGATGTCGACCGGCTTTTCCTCGTGCCGCGCCCCCTCAGCGCGGGTAAGCGCCAAGAGGTCTTCGACCAGCAGGCTCATTCGGGAGGCCTCGGACTCGATTTTTTCCACCACCAGGTCGGCATCGCGGGTAGCGCCTGAGCGATACAGCTCTGCATAGCCCTTCACACTGGTCAGCGGCGTGCGCAGCTCGTGGGATGCGTCGCCGACGAAGCGGCGCATCTGATCTTCTTTCTCCTGCAGCTCGATGATGGACTGTTGAAGGCGCTCGAGCATCTGGTTCAAGGCCAAGGCCAAAGAACCGATCTCGGTGTTAACCGGCCACTGCGGCACGCGGCGATCGAGGTCTCCCCTGGCGATCGCCGTCGCGGTTTCTTCCACCTCACGCAACGGACGCAGGGTTCGCCTGATGACGTAGTAGGCGATCAGAGCCAAAAGCAGCAGGATCACGCTTCCGATGACCAGCTCACCCAGCCCGAAGCTGCGCAGGATCGAATCTTCTCGCTGCACGCTCTTTGCCACCACGATGATGCGCCCGTCGCTCACGCTGCGGGCAAGGGCGCGCCATTTTAGCTTCTCCGTCGACGCCGCCGTGGACTGCACCGTCTTCGCCCCGGCGTTGGCGTAGAGGCCTTCCAAGTTCGGAGCGGAATTCTCGCTCGGGCCTGGGTTCACGCTGACGGATCCATCCGGGTAGATCCAGGCCACCCAGAATTCATTTGGCGGCATCGAACTGCGCGAGCCGTAGATGGAGAAGATGTCTTGGTCCATCGCCCAGCCCTCGATCGCACGATCAAGGTCGGCGTCGACCGATTGGTAGGTCACATCCTGCAGCGTGCGCTGCGCGGCAACAGAAAAGGTTGCCAGGCCAAGACCCGACAGCACCAGCACGATGATCAGCAGCTTAACACCCAGCGGCGTGCCTTTGCGGGCGCGCCGCTCACGGAAGGCGTCGATGCGCCGGCGCAACCAAGAAGGACCATCCTTGGGTGGGTCGACCTTTAAGGATGTGTCGGCCACCGCCGGCAGCTCTTGGGTGAAGGCCTGCTGTTCGGCTGGCGCAGACGCCCCTGGTACGGGCTGGGCTTGCGCGGTGGGTACGGGCTGTTTCTTGCCCTTGTCTGGCTTAAATACTGACACGCGCGCGACCTAGGTGCGCGGGGTGCGCAGGACGTAGCCGACACCGCGGACGGTGTGGATGAGCGCGGGCTCGGTGGTATCAATCTTGCGACGCAGGTAGGAGATGTAGGATTCCACGACGTTGCCGTCACCGCCGAAGTCGTAGTGCCACACGTTGTCAAGGATCTTCGCCTTGGACAAGACAACCTCGGCGTTGAGCATGAGGTAGCGCAACAGGTTGAACTCCGTCGGCGACAACTCCACGACCTCGCCGGCTTTGGTGACCTCGTGGGTATCATCGTTTAAGGTCAGATCGGCGTAGGTCAAGGTGGCATCGTCCTCGGCCTCCGGCTCGATGGTCGCGCCGCGGCGCAGGATCACGCGCAGGCGGGTGATGACCTCCTCCAGCGAGAAGGGCTTGGTCACATAGTCATCGGCGCCGATGGTCAGCCCGTGGATGCGGTTTTCCACCGCATCCTTGGCGGTGAGGAACAAGACCGGGCCGTCGAAGCCCGCCGCGCGCAGCTTCGGGAGCAGCTCGAAGCCGTCCATGCCCGGCATCATCACGTCCAGGATGAAGGCATCGGGCTCAAATTCTTCAGCAACCTCCAAGGCCTCGATACCGGAGTTGGCCGTAGCCACCTCGAATCCCTGGAACTTGAGGCTTACGTTGAGAAGCTCGACGATATTGGGTTCATCGTCGACGACGAGAACTCGGGTTGCGCTATCATTCATAGTTTCCATTTTTACCTCAACAACCTCTAATTTCAGACTTTTTATTAATGGGCCTTCGAAAAGCACAAAGTCTTATGACTTCCACTTTTCCGCGCGTGCTCTTTCATTGGCCCAGCTTTTCGCGCACTCGCGCTCTAGTCTGAATGCCATGGCTTGGCACCTCCTGCCCTCACACTGGAGGAAAGCTGTGAGTTTGAGGTCTACATTATGAGAATCGAGCCCACCTCCAGATGCGGTAGCAGCTCATGCCCCGACCCGTTCGCCCTGGCACATGTCTTCCTTATCTTCCCCAATACCTGCGTTGCGCCCTCCCTGCCCCTTTCCCAACCCCTTTTCGGTCGTTACTCTCCCCATTCCACGTGCGCCAGATCCACCCCTTCGGCTTGCGCCTGTGCCTCGACGAGGCGGAGGAGGTAGTCGGCGTTGCCTTGATAGTTGCTGGCAAAGCGCTGATCGGTGACATACATGCGGGCCAGCAGCACCTGCTTGGCGGCACTGACCTCATACCAACGCCCGATCTGGGCGCGGTGCCAGGCCACCAATTCGGCTGCTTCCGCGCTGGTCGGCTGAACACCCATCTCGCGGGCCGACGCCAATGCGGCCACAAATTCCAGGTGGTCGTCCTTGATTCGCTCGTAGTCCGCGCGGCCGAGTGTCGCCTTGATGCTGCTTGCCTGTTGCCATTCCGGGGTATGCCCGTAGAGTTGCTGCGCTTCTTCCTGATAGGCGGGCATGTCTTCGCCGAATACTGCTTTGATCTCTTCCATGGTGATTTCCTTTTCGGTATGGGCCTGGTGGTCGGCGATGATCTCATCGAGGTGGCCGATCATCACATGCACGTTGCGCAGCTGCCGGGAAAGCACCTCACGCTGGGCGCGCAGGCGCTCGAGGCGGGTTGCGGCCGAGGACTCGCTGAGCAAGTGTTCGATCTCGGCGATGCTGAGCCCCGCGCTTTTATACAACACGATCGCAAAGCCGGTCTGGAGATCGTCTTGGGTATAGAGGCGATAATCGCTGGCCGTGCGCCAGGCGGGCACCAGCAGGCCCTTGTCCTCCCAGTGCCGCAGGGTACGCGGGCTGACCCCAAGAATTCGGGCGGCCTCGCCGATGTGATACTCAGCCTCCGCATTGGAAGCCACCTCATCCGCTGTTTCCTGGGTGGCGTGGGCAGCTACGGCGCTTGCCCTGATTCCCGGGTTGCTCATTTCGTGCATAGTTCCATTCCAGTCCTTGCCGTCGCGTCAAGGTCAAATCAACACCACCGACACCAGCCAAGCAAACCCCACAAGGAAGGTATTGGTTTATTCCATTCCAGTCGGCACGCTTGCAGCCTAGGCAGAATGTGGTCGCGCACGCCCCAGAGAAAAAAGCTGATGGCGCACGATAACTCTCCTACCCGGCCGGCACCCGAGCGCCCTCCGCGAAAGCGACTAGGCCACAGTTGCGGCTATCCCCGCGAGGCTGGTGACCTACCGTAGGCGTCGGAAAGCGCCCCTCAACGCGGCCTACCACGAACGCCGTTGGCCTAAGCCAAGCTAGCAGGCGGCAGCACTTTTGAAACTGTAACGTCCGTTCGGTACAGTAACGGGAATGAACAACGTTGCGACAACCACCCACAACAGGTGGGTGTTCCTTGGGGTTATCTCGCTGGGACTGTTTCTGATCGCAGCCGACAACTCGATCCTGTATTCGGCACTCCCCACCCTCCGCGAGCAGCTCCACACCACTGAGCTCGAAGGCCTGTGGGTCATCAACGCCTATCCGCTCGTGCTCGCGGGACTGCTGCTGGGCACCGGTACCTTAGGCGACCGCATCGGCCACCGCTTCATGTTCGAGGCGGGACTGGCAATGTTTGGACTCGCCTCGCTCGTGGCCGCCTTCGCCCCGAACCCGGAGGTTCTCATCGCAGCCCGCGCCTTCCTAGGCATGGGCGCCTCCGCCATGATGCCAGCCACCCTAGCGCTGATCCGCATCACCTTTACCGACCCGCGCGAACGCAACACCGCGATCGGAATCTGGGGATCGGTTGCCACCGTCGGCTCGGCGGCTGGCCCAGTCCTCGGCGGACTGCTGCTGGAACACTTCTGGTGGGGTTCGGTGTTTCTCATCAACCTGCCCGTCGTGCTCGTGGCACTGGTGGCAATGCACCTGCTTGCCCCCGCGAATGTGACC containing:
- a CDS encoding HIT family protein, with amino-acid sequence MSSVFTKIINGELPGRFVYRDETVVAFLTIEPLAYGHTLVVPVQEVDRWTDLDAETWAHLNEVAQKVGQAIIAAFGSPRAGYIIAGFDVPHTHIHVFPTSKMSDYDFANALAMDATDPKKMDEAQAAIRAQLEA
- a CDS encoding sensor histidine kinase, with translation MSVFKPDKGKKQPVPTAQAQPVPGASAPAEQQAFTQELPAVADTSLKVDPPKDGPSWLRRRIDAFRERRARKGTPLGVKLLIIVLVLSGLGLATFSVAAQRTLQDVTYQSVDADLDRAIEGWAMDQDIFSIYGSRSSMPPNEFWVAWIYPDGSVSVNPGPSENSAPNLEGLYANAGAKTVQSTAASTEKLKWRALARSVSDGRIIVVAKSVQREDSILRSFGLGELVIGSVILLLLALIAYYVIRRTLRPLREVEETATAIARGDLDRRVPQWPVNTEIGSLALALNQMLERLQQSIIELQEKEDQMRRFVGDASHELRTPLTSVKGYAELYRSGATRDADLVVEKIESEASRMSLLVEDLLALTRAEGARHEEKPVDILELNLSVASSLSAAYPGRSITVQSTVRSVPIVLGDAPRLHQVFSNLVVNALKHGGEDAKVVITVRDDTLVRPTGPVNAIVVDVKDDGVGMSDNDAAHIFERFYRADTSRTRSTGGSGLGLAITKSLVEAHHGTITVDSAKGEGTTFHVALPAASSGDEALS
- a CDS encoding response regulator transcription factor, with the translated sequence METMNDSATRVLVVDDEPNIVELLNVSLKFQGFEVATANSGIEALEVAEEFEPDAFILDVMMPGMDGFELLPKLRAAGFDGPVLFLTAKDAVENRIHGLTIGADDYVTKPFSLEEVITRLRVILRRGATIEPEAEDDATLTYADLTLNDDTHEVTKAGEVVELSPTEFNLLRYLMLNAEVVLSKAKILDNVWHYDFGGDGNVVESYISYLRRKIDTTEPALIHTVRGVGYVLRTPRT
- a CDS encoding MerR family transcriptional regulator, translated to MSNPGIRASAVAAHATQETADEVASNAEAEYHIGEAARILGVSPRTLRHWEDKGLLVPAWRTASDYRLYTQDDLQTGFAIVLYKSAGLSIAEIEHLLSESSAATRLERLRAQREVLSRQLRNVHVMIGHLDEIIADHQAHTEKEITMEEIKAVFGEDMPAYQEEAQQLYGHTPEWQQASSIKATLGRADYERIKDDHLEFVAALASAREMGVQPTSAEAAELVAWHRAQIGRWYEVSAAKQVLLARMYVTDQRFASNYQGNADYLLRLVEAQAQAEGVDLAHVEWGE
- a CDS encoding alpha/beta fold hydrolase, producing MLFIHGALASPGNFEVPAGMLASRGRAFLAPAYGQRGTGDITQSLEHLLGIVDDISSPQLDIVGHSLGGLLGLQIAQQRPGRVRTLVGLGACFRGVPRRLRFPRLMSLVVGPTVVQLTQTDRFGVDVPAGTSVFSIVSDADAVVPRSSSELGTVIPVHGIRHERLPSLGSEVLRALGYE